In the genome of Falsirhodobacter halotolerans, the window CCGCTTTGGGCGGCACCGTGGCGGGGGTTCTGGCCACCACCCAACTGGCCGCGCCCCTGATCGCGCAGGAACAGAAGCATGACAGTTCCGTCTATGAACAGCTGGATCTGTTCGGCGATGTGTTCGAACGCATTCGCCAGCAATATGTCGAGGATGTGGACAGCAAGGAGCTGATCCAGGCCGCGATCAACGGGATGCTCACCTCGCTTGATCCGCATTCCAGCTATCTGCCGCCCGACGATTTTTCCGACATGCAGGAACAGACGCGCGGCGAATTCGGCGGTCTGGGGATCGAGGTCACGACCGAGGACGGCTTCGTCAAGGTCGTGACGCCGATGGACGAAACGCCCGCCGCCGCCGCAGGCATCGAACCGGGCGACTTCATCACCGCCGTCGATGGCGAGTCGCTTCAGGGCCTGCCGCTGGATCAGGCGGTGGAGAAGATGCGCGGCCCGGTCGGGTCGGAAATCGTGATCACCATCGTGCGCGACGGGCAGACCGAACCCTTCGACGTGTCCCTGGTGCGCGACACGATCAAGGTGACGGCGGTGCGGTCGCGCACGGTCAGCGGCCACACGATCGTGTTGCGGGTGACGACGTTCAACGATCAGACCTATCCCGGGGTGCAGGCCGAACTGGCCAAGCGGGTCGAGGAACTGGGCGGGATGGACAATGTGAACGGCATCGTGCTGGATTTGCGCAACAACCCCGGCGGGCTGCTGACGCAGGCGATCAAGGTGTCGGACGCGTTTCTGGAGCAGGGGGAGATCGTCTCCACCCGCGGGCGCAACGAACAGGACAACGAACGCTACAACGCCGTGCCGGGGGATCTGGCGGAGGGCAAGCCGATCGTGGTCCTGATCAACGCGGGCTCGGCCTCGGCGTCGGAAATCGTGGCGGGGGCGTTGCAGGATCACAAGCGGGCCATCGTCGTGGGCACGAAAAGCTTCGGCAAGGGGTCGGTCCAGACCGTGGTGCCGGTGCGCAACGAAGGCGCGATGCGTCTGACCACCGCGCGGTATTACACGCCGTCGGGCCGGTCGATCCAGGCGCTGGGCGTGTCGCCCGACATCGTGGTGGAACAGCCCCGCGTCGATCCGCAGACCACGCCCGAGGATGCCGAAACCGGATCCTCTGTTCGGTCGGAATCCAGCCTGCGCGGCATCCTGTCCAACGATTCGATGACCGAGGAGGAGCGTCAGCAACTGGAAGCCGACCGCGCGCTGGTGGAGGAAACCGCCCGGCTGCGGCAGGAGGATTACCAGCTGGCCTATGCCGTGGACATCCTGCGCGGCCTGTCGGTGGTCGAATCCCGCTGATCCTTCCGGCCCCGCCCCCGCGGCGGGGCCTTACGTCAGGTCGTCATCCGCGACCTTGCCGCGCCCGGCCTTGACCCCGGCGCGGTTGGCTTTTGCCGCCAGCCGCCGCCGCTGGCTGCCCAAGGTGGGGCGGGTGGCGATCCGCCGCTTGGGCGCGACCAGCGCCTGCCGGATCAGGTCGGCCAGACGCTCGCGCGCGATCTCGCGGTTGCGGGCCTGGCTGCGGGTCTCCTCCACCTGAAGGATCAGCGCGCCTTCCTGCGTCCAGCGGCGTCCGGCCAACCGCTTCAATCGTGCCTTCACGGGGTCGGGCAAATGCGGCGACCGCGCCGCTTCGAACCGCAGTTCCACCGCGGTGGAGACCTTGTTGACGTTCTGCCCCCCGGGCCCCGAGGCCCGGACGAAGGTTTCGGTCAGTTCCCAATCGGCGATGAGGATGGTGTCGGTGATGCGCAGCATGTCAAAATAGAGAAAGGGCCGTCACGGCTGACGACCCTTTCCGAGATCCAAGGAGATGAGCCAGTTAGGAGATCATCCCAATTCGTGTGGTGGTCCGCAAGGGGCTGCCCTTAGCTGGTCACCCTCCGAACTGTCCCGACACCTCTCTCCAATATCACTCTAGACACTGGATCACCTCCTTTCAAATGCGTTGCCGATACTTGGGAGGTTGGCACAGATGCAGTGCAAGTCAACGCCCTTCCCACAATTCTTGGGTCGGGTGCCGCAAATTTCATCGCTGTGTCACACTTGCATCGGTAAACCGGTATTCAACGAGTTCGGTGCGTTCGAAGGGCATGAAATTGTCATCCGAAATCATCGTCAGGACCGTCTCGTCCCCGTCGCGCCAGACGGACAGGCCTTCCAGATTGTCGAATTTCGCGGGGCGCGTGGTCAGCAGCGTGACCTCCCCCCCGCCGTCCAGATCGAAGCGGCGCACGCGGCTGGAAAAGGCCACCCCCAGAAAGGCGCGTTCAAGGATATAGAGATGCCCCTCGAAGATGTCGGCGTCGCTGATGCGGAAGATGCCGCGGGCGGGGATTTCGAACAGCGGCGTCCAGTCGGGGTCATGGATCCAGACGGTGAAGATGTCGTCGCGCGGCACTTCGGGCACGGTCACCACACGCCCGTCCAGAAGCGCCACCGACTCCAGCCCGGCGTTGAACGGCAGATTGCGGAACGGGTCGTTCGGCAGGCGGGTGGGGACGCCGTCCATGGTGGGATAGCGGCGGATGCCCACGCGCTGTTCGAAGGCGATGAAGGCGGTGCCGTCCGAGGCAAGGCGCAGCCCCTCGGCATCCGACTGGGGCACGGGCAGGGGCGCGCCATCCTCGCCCCGCAGCGGGCGCAGGGGGCCCGTCTCCACCCCCGTCAGGCGCGGGCCGTCGCGGTGCAGCCGGCCCGTCATCCAGAAACCCTTGTCGGTTACGGCGGTGAAGCCCGTCCCGTCCTTCGTCACGTGAATGCCGGAAAAACCGCCGAAGTTCGGATCCTCCTCGGACCACCACCAGGTTGCCGCGTGCCGCCCGCCCGCCGGCAGTTGCCAGGAGGCGAGGGCGGCGACGGCGACGACCAGCGGAACCCCGATCAGCGCGCGCGCAAGACGTCGATACATTGGGCGGGCAGATCGGCAAGGGTATAGCTGCGCGGATGCGGCGCGGTGGGCGGTCCGGCGGGCGCATTGCGCGGCGGGTTCAGGTAATCCGTGACCCACCAGGTCAGCGTGTCGTCGCAGCCGTTGCCGCCCTTGGACAGTTCGTTGACCGAGGGCGTCTGGGGCGTGCATCCCCGCGCCCCGCGCGGGCAGGCCAGCCGGACGTGGAAATGCGTGTTGTGCCCGGCGATGGGGCGGATCTTCTGCAGCCATGGCGTGTCGGCGGGTGTGGCGGTGCGGCACATCTGGATCTTCACGGCGGCGGCCACGAAGATGCGGTCCACGCGGCTGTCCATCGCCGCCGATTGCAGCAGGGCGTGGTGCTGCGGCGTCCAGTTGCGGTTGACCGACCGCTGATCCTCGGTCCGGACCGAGATCGAGGACAGGCTTTCACGCTGCGCGCGGCTGAGCGTCAGGCTGGTGGGGGGCAGCATCCAGATGTCGGCATCCAGCCCGATCTGATGGCTGGCATGGCCCGAGGTCATGGGCCCCCCGCGCGGCTGGCTGATGTCGCCGATATAAAGGCCCCGCCAGCCGATCCTGGTCGCGGCGACCGACAGCTGCTGAAGGAATTCGATCATCTCCGGCTGGCCGTAATTGCGGTTGCGCGACAGGCGCATCGCCTGCCATGTCGGGCCGGTTTCCGGCAGGGCGACCATGCCCGCCCCGCAGCCCCGGTTGTAGAATCCGATGGGGGCGGGGCGTTGGGCCGACGGCGTCTTCGCCGCCCCGAAATACTGTGCGGCGGTCTGAGCGTTCGCCGGCAGCGCCAGCGCGAAGGTCAGAAGAAGGATGCGGATCATCGGGCGGCCCTGTGCGGTTTCACCCAGCATAGCAGGATCAGCCCCCCAAGAAAGAGCGCGATGACCGGCACGATGCCGATCCGCTGCGATCCGCTGATCTGCGTGGCGATGCCGATGAGCAGGGGGGCGAGGAAGGCCGTGGCCTTGCCCGACAGCGCGAACAGCCCGAACGCCTCGGTCATGCGGGCGGGGTCGGCCTGATCCAGCACCATCGTCCGGCTGGCGGCCTGCACCGCGCCCCCCGCAGCACCGATCACCGCGCCAAGGGCGAAGAACAGCGGCGTGCCAAGGTCGGTCGCGAAACCGAACACCGTGCCCGGCCCGATGGCGACCACGGCGGCGGCGGCGAGGATCAGCGCGATCAGGCAGGTGGCGATCACGGGGCGCGGGCCGAAGCGGCTGTCCGCCCGCCCGCCGATCCACGCGAAGACCGCCCCCGACAGCGCGGCAAGGATGCCGAAGATGCCGACATCCCGCACCTCCCATCCCAGAACCCCCACGGCATAGATGCCCCCGAAGGCATAGATGCCGTTCAAGGCGTCGCGATAGAGCATGGAGGACGCGAGGAACGCCACGAGCGAGCGTTGCCCCGGCAGGCGGGACAGGCTGGCGCGCAGGTCGGGCCAGGCCTGCCGCAGGGCGGGTCCGATCGGCCCTTGCGGCGCGGCGCCCCCCCGAACGAAGGCGAAGAACGGGATCATGAACACCAGATACCAGATGGCGGTCAGGGGGCCTGCGACGCGCGTCCCCTCCTCGGCCGCGGGATCGAGGCCGAAGGGCGGATCGGCGGTCTGGAACACCAGCAGCATCAGCATCAAGGCGACCAGACCACCCAGATAGCCGAAGGCCCAGCCGCTGCCGGAGATGCGCCCCATCTCCGCGCGCCCCGCAAGGCCGGGCAGAAGCGCGTTGGTGAAGACTGTCGCCAGCTCCATCCCGATCATGCCGATGCCGAAACAGACCAGCGTCCAGATCAGGCGCGGATCGTCCGGCGCGGCCCACCACAGCCCCCAGGACCCCGCGACATACATGACGGAAAACACCACGAGGAACCGCATATGCCCCCCCGCCCGGTCCGCCACCGCCCCCAGAAGCGGCGAGGCCACGGCGATGATCGCCCCCGTGACGGCCAGCCCATAGCCCCAGACGGTCTGGGCCGTGGCCCCGTCGCCCAGAATGCGCGCGATATAGGGGGCGAAGATGAACGTCATCAGAAGCGTGCTGAAGGGCTGGCTGGCCCAGTCGAAGAAATACCAGCCCCAGATCCGTCGCCGCATGTCCCGCCCCTCTGTTTGCCTGCATGTGGCGCGAAAGACGCCCTTTGGGCAAGGGGTGCGGCACCAGAACGGTTGTGCGCGGCGTGGCGATTGCTTAGGTCTGTCGGGCACGCCCCTTATGGACATCGGAATGTATTCGCTTCTTCAAATCCTCCTCCTGATCCTCGGGGTCGTCCAGTTCATCATCCTTGCCCATGTGATCATGAGCTGGCTGATCAACTTTCAGGTCCTGAACCTGCGCCAGCCCATCGTCTATCAGATCTGGGACGGGCTGAACCGCCTGCTGGAGCCGGTTTACGGCCGCATCCGCCGTGTGCTGCCGCAGATGGGGGGCCTGGACCTTGCGCCGCTGGTGGCGCTTCTGGCGGTCTATGCGCTGCGGATCATCCTCGTGAACAACGCGGGCGCGTTCTACTGATCCCATGAGCGACCTGCACTCCACGCTGCGCGAGGTTTTCGGCTTTGACGATTTCCGCCCCGGACAGGCGGAGATCGTGGAGGCGGTCATGGCGGGGCGCAACACGCTGGCCATCATGCCGACGGGCGGGGGCAAGTCGCTGTGTTTCCAGCTGCCCGCCTTGTGCCGCGAGGGGGTGACGGTCGTCGTCTCCCCCCTGATCGCGCTGATGCGGGATCAGGTGCGGGGCCTGCGCGAGGTGGGGGTGGAGGCGGGGGCGCTGACCTCGGCCAACAGCGAGGAGGAGAACGAGGAGGTCTTCGCCGCGCTGGATGCGGGAACGCTGAAGCTTCTCTATATGGCGCCTGAACGGCTGGGCGTGGCCGAAAGCCTGCTGCGCCGCGTGGGGGTCAGCCTGATCGCGGTGGACGAGGCGCATTGCGTCAGCCAGTGGGGCCACGATTTCCGCCCCGATTACCTGAAGATCGGCAACCTGCGCCGCGTGCTGGACGTGCCGCTGGCCGCCTTCACCGCCACGGCGGATGAAGAGACGCGGGCCGAGATCGTCCAGCGCCTGTTCGCGGGCGAGCCGCCGGAGACGTTCCTGCGCGGGTTCGACCGTCCGAACATCCATCTGGCCTTTGCCGTCAAGGACAGTCCGCGCCGCCAGATCCTCGATTATGCCGCGCGGCGCAAGGGGCTGTCGGGCATCGTCTATGCCGCCACGCGGGCCAAGACCGAAACGCTGGCCCGCGCGTTGGAGGAGGCGGGGCACAGCGCCGCCTTCTATCACGGCGGAATGGACCCGGACGAACGCCGCATGGTGGAAACGCGGTTCAAACGCGAGGACGGGCTGATCGTCGTGGCCACCGTGGCCTTCGGCATGGGGGTGGACAAGCCCGACATCCGCTGGGTCGCCCATGCCGATCTGCCGAAAAC includes:
- a CDS encoding S41 family peptidase → MRKFVLAALGGTVAGVLATTQLAAPLIAQEQKHDSSVYEQLDLFGDVFERIRQQYVEDVDSKELIQAAINGMLTSLDPHSSYLPPDDFSDMQEQTRGEFGGLGIEVTTEDGFVKVVTPMDETPAAAAGIEPGDFITAVDGESLQGLPLDQAVEKMRGPVGSEIVITIVRDGQTEPFDVSLVRDTIKVTAVRSRTVSGHTIVLRVTTFNDQTYPGVQAELAKRVEELGGMDNVNGIVLDLRNNPGGLLTQAIKVSDAFLEQGEIVSTRGRNEQDNERYNAVPGDLAEGKPIVVLINAGSASASEIVAGALQDHKRAIVVGTKSFGKGSVQTVVPVRNEGAMRLTTARYYTPSGRSIQALGVSPDIVVEQPRVDPQTTPEDAETGSSVRSESSLRGILSNDSMTEEERQQLEADRALVEETARLRQEDYQLAYAVDILRGLSVVESR
- the arfB gene encoding alternative ribosome rescue aminoacyl-tRNA hydrolase ArfB, which encodes MLRITDTILIADWELTETFVRASGPGGQNVNKVSTAVELRFEAARSPHLPDPVKARLKRLAGRRWTQEGALILQVEETRSQARNREIARERLADLIRQALVAPKRRIATRPTLGSQRRRLAAKANRAGVKAGRGKVADDDLT
- a CDS encoding esterase-like activity of phytase family protein encodes the protein MYRRLARALIGVPLVVAVAALASWQLPAGGRHAATWWWSEEDPNFGGFSGIHVTKDGTGFTAVTDKGFWMTGRLHRDGPRLTGVETGPLRPLRGEDGAPLPVPQSDAEGLRLASDGTAFIAFEQRVGIRRYPTMDGVPTRLPNDPFRNLPFNAGLESVALLDGRVVTVPEVPRDDIFTVWIHDPDWTPLFEIPARGIFRISDADIFEGHLYILERAFLGVAFSSRVRRFDLDGGGEVTLLTTRPAKFDNLEGLSVWRDGDETVLTMISDDNFMPFERTELVEYRFTDASVTQR
- the mepA gene encoding penicillin-insensitive murein endopeptidase: MIRILLLTFALALPANAQTAAQYFGAAKTPSAQRPAPIGFYNRGCGAGMVALPETGPTWQAMRLSRNRNYGQPEMIEFLQQLSVAATRIGWRGLYIGDISQPRGGPMTSGHASHQIGLDADIWMLPPTSLTLSRAQRESLSSISVRTEDQRSVNRNWTPQHHALLQSAAMDSRVDRIFVAAAVKIQMCRTATPADTPWLQKIRPIAGHNTHFHVRLACPRGARGCTPQTPSVNELSKGGNGCDDTLTWWVTDYLNPPRNAPAGPPTAPHPRSYTLADLPAQCIDVLRAR
- a CDS encoding MFS transporter; the encoded protein is MRRRIWGWYFFDWASQPFSTLLMTFIFAPYIARILGDGATAQTVWGYGLAVTGAIIAVASPLLGAVADRAGGHMRFLVVFSVMYVAGSWGLWWAAPDDPRLIWTLVCFGIGMIGMELATVFTNALLPGLAGRAEMGRISGSGWAFGYLGGLVALMLMLLVFQTADPPFGLDPAAEEGTRVAGPLTAIWYLVFMIPFFAFVRGGAAPQGPIGPALRQAWPDLRASLSRLPGQRSLVAFLASSMLYRDALNGIYAFGGIYAVGVLGWEVRDVGIFGILAALSGAVFAWIGGRADSRFGPRPVIATCLIALILAAAAVVAIGPGTVFGFATDLGTPLFFALGAVIGAAGGAVQAASRTMVLDQADPARMTEAFGLFALSGKATAFLAPLLIGIATQISGSQRIGIVPVIALFLGGLILLCWVKPHRAAR
- a CDS encoding YggT family protein, with translation MYSLLQILLLILGVVQFIILAHVIMSWLINFQVLNLRQPIVYQIWDGLNRLLEPVYGRIRRVLPQMGGLDLAPLVALLAVYALRIILVNNAGAFY